The Kribbella shirazensis genomic interval CCCGCTCCGCATCCTCGGCGAGCCGCGCGAACCCCGGCTCGACCTCGTCGGCCGACAGGTGCTCGAACGTCGACAGCGCCCGCAGCCGCAGCCGCTCGTAGCTCTCCCGCAGCGTGCGCGCATCTTCGCCGGTGATCCGTACGACGTCCGCGCCCGGCACGAGGCCCGCCTGCGTCGCGAGCGCCCTCGTCTCGTCCACGGAGCGGTACATCGCCGCGTCGACGGCTCGCGCGGCCGGGAAGTACTCGTACCAGAACAGCTCCGGCATCAGGTCCGAGAACTGCGTGCGCAGCAAAGCCACTCCCCCGGGCCGCAACACCCGGCGCACCTCACGTAGTCCCTGCAACGGGTCCCGGAAATGGTGGAACGACAAGAACATCAGCACCGCGTCAACCGATGCCTCCGGCAACGGAATGTCCTCGGCACTGCCCTTCACGTACGTCACGCCCGGATGCGGCGCCTCCTCCGCCGCCGCTCGCATCCGGTCCGACGGCTCCACGCCGTACACCCGCCCCTGGAACTCCGCGGCCAACCCCGGCGTGAACCGACCGGTACCACTCCCCAGATCGAGCACGTCCAGCGGACGCCGTTCCGGCAGGTACGTCGCGAACGCCGCAACCCAGCGCCGAACCTCGGCCGCCGAAATCACCCGCCCCGCGCTGTACACAGCCCCGATCCGCCCGTTGTAGTCGACCATGCCTCGACCCTACGAGAGACCGGAAACTACCGCAGCGGCGCCGGACGGGTCTCGCGGAGGGCGACAGAGATGCCGGCCAGGCAGCCGACGACAGCCGAGGCGAGCGCCCAACTGACGGCACCGTCGTCCACCGACGCGGCGAACGCGACAGTGAACACCCCCAGCCCCACACCGAAGCCGGTCGCCAGCGCCATCAGCCCCAGCCGTCCGGACGGGAGCACCGCGGCGACGGCCAGCAGGGCGACCACCAGAAGATCTGCCACCACGAACTCCGGTGGATGATCACCAACCACCAGCAGCAGCGCGGTCACGGCCGCGACCATCAGCGCACCAGCCCGAAGCACCACGTACGTCCGCATGCGATCGAGCCTATCGATAGTGCTACTATCGATCAAGAGCCGGAGGGAATCAGGTGCAGATCAACGAGCTGGCCGAGCGGTCCGGGATCCCGGTCGCGACCATCAAGTACTACGTCCGCGAAGGGCTGCTGCCCGGCGGCAACCGGACCGGCTACAACCGGGTCGCCTACGACGAGTCGCACCTGCACCGCCTTCGCCTCGTGCGCACGCTCGTGGAGGTCGGCCGACTGCCGATCGCAACTGCCAAGGAGGTCGTCGCGGCGGTGCACGATCCCTCGCCGTCGGTGCACAGCTCCCTCGGCGTGACTCAACGCGCCGTCGCGGAGGGCTCGGTCGCCGACGTCCTCGAGGTCGCCGACGCGCTCGGCCATGCCGACCTGGCGGAACTGCTCACCGCCTACCACAAGGCGGCCGAGCAGCTTGCCGCGCTCGAGATCCAATGGCTGGCGAAGGCATCCGGCAACCTCGATCAACTCGCCGAGCGGGCCGTCGTCGGCACCGTCCTCGGCGACGCCCTCCTTGCCGCGACCCGCCGCGAGGCACAGCGGAACGCATCCCGCGCCGCGTTCGGGCCGGACCCACAAGACTGACGAGATCCAGAGCGCGGCGACGACCAGCAGATGATCAGCCCGCGAAGACGTCGTACGCGAGCCGCAGGATCAGGGCGGACACGACCACCAGGAAGATGATCCGGACGAAGCGGCTGCCGCGGGCGACGGCGGTGCGGGCGCCGAGGAGGCCGCCGAGCATGTTGGCGGCGCCCATGATCAGGCCGAGGCGCCACAGCGGCGCGCCGCTCAGCGCGAACACGGCGATCGCGCCGAGGTTCGTGGCCACGTTGGCGATCTTCGCCTTCGCGCTGGCCTGCAGGAAGTTGTACCCGAGCAGGCCGACCAGCGCGAAGATCAGGAACGACCCGGTCCCCGGTCCGACCGCGCCGTCGTAGAAGCCGATCAGGACGCCGACCCCGCTCGCCGCGAGGTAGTGGTCCCGGCCGTCGAACCGCAGCGCGGTGCGGGCGCCGAGGGACGGCTTCATCGCGGTGTAGATCGCGACGGCCACGAGCAGCACCAGCACGATCGGTTTGAACCAGGACATCGGGATCCTGGTCGCCACCAGCGCCCCGGCCGCGGCCCCCAGTCCGGCGAGGATCGCCAGCGGGAGCACGGTCTTACGGTCCGGTCGCATCTTGACACCGAACGTGACCGCGCTGGTCGCCGTACCGAACAACGACGAGATCTTGTTCGTCGACAGGATCTGCGCCGGCGACGCGTTCGGCAGTCCGAGCAGCATCGCGGGCAGCTGCAGCAGTCCCCCGCCGCCGACCACGGCATCGATCCACCCGGCCGCGAAGGCCGCGATCACCAGGAACAGCAACGTCAGCAACGAAACATCAGGCACAGACCCTGATGATCAGGTAAGGCCGTAGTACCGCTCAACCTTTACACCGGCCGGTGAGAGGTATGCCACCCGATCCGGGAGAATGGCCGGGTGAAGTTCCTACTGCTGATCCACAACAACGTCGAGGCGCTCAAAGGGTTCACCGAGGACCAGCTGACCGAGATGTCGGGCGGGCGCGAGCACGTCGCCGCGACCGCGCGTGAGCTGCTGAAGACCGGCGAGCTGGTGTCGGTCCTCGGGCTGGACGAGCCCGGCGAGTCGAAAGACGTCCAGCTGGTCGCCGGTACGCCGGTGATCTCCGACCGCCCGTTCCTGGAGACCAAGGAGTATCTGGCCGGCGCGATGGTGCTGGACTGCGAGTCGGTCGAGCGGGCCCTCGCGATCGCCGCGCGGATCCCGCTGGCGCAGTTCCGCCGCGTCGAGCTCCGCGAGATCCGCTTCGACCAGTCCGACTTCCTGGCCGAGCTCGACGACCTGTGACAGCGCCGACGCCCGAGCTCGAGGCCGCGATCCGGGCGGCGGCGCCGCGGGCGCTGGCGGCGCTGGTCCGGCGGTACGACGTGTTCGACCAGTGCGAGGACGCGGTCCAGGAGGCGCTGCTCGACGCGTTCGTGCAGTGGCGTGCGAACGGCGTACCCGAGCAACCGGTCGGTTGGCTGGTCAGCGTCGCGGCGCGGCGGATGGTGGACGGCTGGCGGCGGGAGAACGCGCGCCGGCGACGCGAGCTGAACGACTTCCTGCGGGCGCCGTCGGACGAGTTCGACCCCGACGACTACCGCGAGGACACCGACGACACCATCCGGCTCCTCGTGCTCTGCTGCCATCCGGCGCTGACCCCGGCGTCACAGATCGCGCTGACGCTGCGCTCGGTGGGCGGACTGACCACGGCCGAGGTGGCGGCAGCGCTGCTGGTCGGCGAGAGCACCGTCGCACAACGGATCAGCCGCGCGAAACGGCTGATCCAGGACGCCGGCGCCCGCTTCGAGCTACCGACGGCCGAGGAGTACGACGTACGGCTGCGCGCCGTGCTGCACGTGCTCTACCTGATCTTCAACGAAGGGCACACCGCCAGCGCCGGCGACGAACTGCAGCGGGTGGACCTCGCCGAGGAGGCCCTGCGGATCACGCGACTGCTCCGGCACGCGGTCGGCGGATCGGGTGAGGTCACCGGGCTGCTGGCGTTGATGATGCTCACGCACGCCCGCCGGGACGCGCGGACCGGACCGGGCGGCAACCTGATCCCGGCCGATCGGCAGGACCGCTCCCGCTGGTACGCCGACGAGATCGCCGAAGGCACCCGCCTCGTCGAGGAGGCGCTGCGCTCCGGCGCCGTCGGGCCGTACCAGCTGGAGGCGGCGATCGCGGCGGTGCACAGCGAGGCCGACTCGGTCGAGACCACCGACTGGGAACAGGTCGCCGGTCTCTACAAGCTTCTCGAGCGGGTCGACCCGAGTCCGATGGTGACCCTCGGCGCGGCCGTGGCCGTCGCGATGACCCAGGGCCCGGACGCCGGCATCGCGATCGTCGAACGGCTGGCCGACGACCGGTACCTCGGCGATCACCATCGCCGGCTGTCGGTCCTCGCCCACCTCCACGAACTCGCCGGCCGTCCGGACCTGGCCCGCGAGCACTATGTCGCGGCTCTCGACCGCACCAGGAACACCGCCGAACAGAACTACCTGCGCGACCGCATCGCCCACCTCATCAGGTGACGGCGTCCGCCGGTCCACTCGGGCCGCGGCGGGACGGTCAGCGCGCTCCGGAACACGTGCCCCGGGTCGACCGACTGCTTGAGCGCCGCCAGCCGCTTGCGGTGTGACGCCGGGTAGCAGACGTCGAGGTCGGCGTCCGTCGGGTCGGACAGGAAGTTCAGGTAGGCGCCGTCCGGCTTCAGGGACCGCCAGAGGTTGTCGAACGCCTTGGGCTGCTTGCCCTGCTGCTCCGGCGACCCCATCAGCACCGAGTTGACCATGAACCGCGCGTCGCGGTGCGCGAACGCGGTCCCGTCGGCCGGCATCGCGCCGAACGCACCGCCGAGGGCGCGGATCTCGACCGCGAGCCCCGGGATGCGCGGCCGGGCGTCGAGCAGGCGGCCGGCGACGTCGGTCGACCACTCGTCGAAGAAGCCGTTGCGGATCCGCGGGCGCCAGTCGGCCGGCATGGACATGTCCGAGAACACCTCGGCGTACGGGACCTCGGCGACCTTCTCGGTGAGCAGCGAGCCCAGGTGCCGCAGCGGTTCGATGATCGCGTCGCGGCGTTCGGCGTCGCCGGCCACGCACACCATCACGGCGACGGGGACCTGCCGGTCGGCCATCATCGTCGGCGCCAACTGCAAGGAAGAGGTGAGCTCCTCGGGCGCTTCCGCGAGGTACTCGGCCCAGCCGGCGAGGACCTGCTCCGCCTGCGTCCACGGGTACAGCAGGGTGCCGTAGTGAACTGTCGGCTGGTGGACGGCGGCGATGTCGTACGACGTGACGACGCCGAGACTGCCCGCGGCGCCGCGCAGTCCCCAGAACAACTCCGGCTCGCTCACCGCGTCGACCCGGCGTACCGCACCGTCCGCGGTCACGACCTCGGCCGAGACCACGTTGTCGATCGCCAGCCCGTGCTTGCGGACCATCCAGCCGATGCCGCCGCCGGCCATCAACCCGCCGACGCCGACACTCGCCGTGTCACCGGACGAGATCGCCAGACCGACCTTGGACAGCCGCCCGGCGACCTCTCCCCAGCTAGCTCCGGTCCCGACCCGTACGACGCCGTCCGGGAGCACCCGGACCTCGTCCATCGGCCGTACGTCGATCAGCACACCGCCGTCGGTCGTGCTGAACCCGGCCGCGTGGTGTCCGCCGCTGCGGACCGCGATCGGCAGGTCGAGCGTCTCGGCGTACGCCAACGCGGCGACCACGTCGCTCGCCCCCGCACACCGCACGATCACCTGCGGCCGGCCAGCGGCCATCATCACCCGTCCGGCGTCCGCGTAGCCCGGATCGCCGTCGACGAGCACCTCACCGGCGACGGCCTGACGCAGCCCGTCGATCCCCCGCCCAGCAACCACAGATTCCGTCATGCCAACTCCCTCAGTTCCCGGACGCCCCCTCAGGCGTCACACCCCGGGATCGGAGCGGACAGACGATCCTCGACATGCTCCGGGAGAAAATTTCCGCGGATCGCGTCGGTGGTCCGGCGGACCCGCGGACAGGGACCTCGGACATCTGAGCAGATGTCCGAGGTCCCGGAAGGGTGTCCTCGGGGCGGCGGGGTCAGCCGCGGACGGCGCTGACCAGGTGGTCGACGACGTCGGCGACCGGGACGTCGGCGCGCTCGCCGGAGCGCCGGTCCTTGACCTCGATCGTGCCGTCGGCGAGGCCCTTGCCGACGACGGCGATGGTCGGGATGCCGATCAGCTCGGCGTCCTTGAACTTCACGCCGGGCGAAACCTTCTCGCGGTCGTCGTAGATGACCGTCAGGCCGCGCGACTCGAGCTCCGCGGCGAGCGCGGCGGCCTTCTCGAACAGCTCCTTGTCCTTGCCGGTGGCAACCAGGTGGACGTCGGCCGGCGCGATCTCCCGCGGCCAGACCAGACCGAGCTCGTCGTGGTTGCCCTCCGCGATCGCCGCGACCGCGCGGGTGACGCCGACGCCGTACGACCCCATGGTGACCGTGACGAGCTTGCCGTTCTGGTCGAGGACCTTCAGGTCGAGCGCGTCGGCGTACTTGCGGCCGAGCTGGAAGATGTGGCCCATCTCGATGCCGCGCGCCGTCTCCAGCACACCGGATCCGTCCGGTGCCTCGTCGCCGTCGCGGACCTCGGCGGCCTGGATCGTGCCGTCCGCGGTGAAGTCCCGCCCGTACACCAGGTTGATCACGTGGAACCCGGACTTGTCCGCACCGGTCACCCACGCCGACCCCTCGGCCACCCGCGGGTCGAGCAGGTAGCGGATGCCGGAGGTGTTGTCCTTGCCCAGCACGCCCGGACCGATGTAGCCCTTGGCGAGCGACGGGAACTTCTCGAAGTCGCCCTCCTCGAACGCGGCGACCTCGGCCGGCTCCACCTGCGCACCGAGCCGCTTCTCGTCGATCGCGCGGTCACCGGGCAGGCCGATCGCCAGCGGTTCGCGGGTCCCGTCCGGGTGCACCAGCATCACGAGCACGTTCTTCAGCGTGTCCGCGGCGGTCCACTCGCGGCCGTCGGCGCGCGCGTGCTTCGCGTTCAGCGCATCCACCAGCGTCTCGATGGTCGGGGTGTCCGGCGTGTCCACGACCTCGGCGGCCGGTACGCCGGACGCGTCGACGGGCGCCGCCTGCGGCACCACGACCGCCTCGACGTTCGCGGCGTACCCGCCGGGTGAACGGACGAACGTGTCCTCACCGTTCTCCGCGATCGCCAGGAACTCCTCGGACCGCGAACCGCCCATCGCACCGGACATCGCCCGCACGATCACGTAGTCGAAGCCGAGCCGGTCGAAGATCTTGATGTAGGCCTCGCGATGCTTCTCGTACGACGCCGCAAGCCCGTCGTCGTCCACGTCGAACGAGTACGAGTCCTTCATCACGAACTCGCGCCCGCGCAGCACACCGGCCCGCGGCCGCGCCTCGTCGCGGTACTTGTTCTGGATCTGGTAGATCGACAGCGGGAGGTCCTTGTACGACGAGTACAGGTCCTTCACGACGAGCGTGAACATCTCCTCGTGCGTCGGGCCGAGGAGCATGTCGGCGCCCTTGCGGTCCTTCAGCCGGAAGATGTTCGGCCCGTACTCCGTCCAGCGGCCGCTGGCCTCGTAGGGCTCGCGGGGCAGCAGCGCCGGGAACACCAGCTCCTGCGCGCCGATCGCGTCCATCTCCTCGCGGACGATCCGCTCGACGTTGCGCAGCACCCGCAGGCCGAGCGGCAGCCAGGTGTAGATGCCGGGGGCGGCACGGCGGATGTACCCGGCACGGACGAGCAGCTTGTGGCTCGGGACCTCCGCGTCCGCCGGGTCCTCGCGAAGGGTGCGGAGGAACAACGACGACATGCGCAGAATCACGGGAGTCTCCAAGCGTGCAAAAAAGTCGGGAAATCAGGACGTCACCGAGGATATCCGTCCGGCGGACATCCTCTCACCACGTCGTCCACAGGGTCACTTCGGCTCGCGGGCGGCCTTGAGCGCCCAGCGGATCAGCGGCACCTGGAGCGGCAACCGTGCGTAGGCGATCGCTTGCGCCGTCCGCGATCCCTTCTTCCGCAGGTCGGCCGCCATCTGCACGTTCGCCGGGAAGACCGCGACCAGCAGCCCGGCGCTCGCCAGCCCGGCCAGCCGCCGCGTCCGCGGGTGCAGCAGCCCCGCCGCGCAGGCCAGCTCCGCCACGCCGGAGGCGTACACGAGCTCCTTCTTCCGCGGCAGCGCCTTCGGCACGATCGCCTCGAACGGCGCGGGTTTCACGAAGTGCAGTGTGCCCAGTACGCCGAACAGGACCGACAGCCCCTTGGTGCTTCGCGATGCCATGGGCCGGAGCTTAGAACAGGATCGTGGCGAAGGTCTCGACGGTGCGGAAGCCGACACGTTCGTACGCCGCCCGCGCCGGAAGGTTGAAGGCGTTCACATAAAGGGTCACGACCGGCGCGATCTGCCGGGCCAGCTCGACCACCGCCGCCATCCCGGGCGCGGCGAGCCCGCGGCCGCGGTACTCCGGATCCACCCACACGCCCTGGATCTGGCACACGCCGGTTCCGACCGAGCCGACCTCGGCCTTGAACACGACCCGCCCGTTCTCGATCCGCGCGAACGCGCGCCCAGCCCGGATCAGCTCCGCGACCCGGGACCGGTAGAACGTCCCGTCCGGCCCCGTCTGCGGCGGTACGCCGACCTCCTCGGTGTACATCGCCACGCAGGCCGGGTACAGGATCGGCAGCTCGACCGGCTCCACGGCGCGGACCAGCGGATCGGGCGCGATCAGCGGCGGCCCCTCGACCACCATGAACGGCTGGTCGTCGCGAACCTCACGCGCGGGACCCCAGTGCGGCTCGAGGATGTTCCACAGCTGCTCGACCGCGCGGGCCTGGCCGAGGATCTGGAAGCAGTTCCGTCCCCGGCGCAGCGCGTACGCCGCGAAAGCCCGCAGCGCCGCGTCGTCGGCACCGACCGGCACCATGTTCCCGCCCGCGTGACACAGGGCCTCCAGCGCGCCCTTGTCGACGTACCCCCAGACCTCGGCACCGCGCCGCGGGTCGAGTCCGGACGCCTGGACGAGGCTGTCCACGAACACGTTGACCACCGGATCGCGGGCGATGACCGCGCGCGCCGCCGCGAGGTCGCGAGGACCGAGAACCCGTACGCCCACGCGCAGAACCTAGCGGATCGGCGGTGTTCCCGTATGCAACGGGGCCGGGTCAGGCCACCGGCGCCTCGTGCCCCGCGGCGATCTGGCGCAGCGGGGACGTCCAGGCGACAACGACGCCGACGCAGCCGCACAGACCCATCAGCACCATCCCGGTCCGGGGCCCGAACGCGTTGCCCAGCAGCCCGCCGGCCACCGATCCGAGGGTCCACCCGACGCCCCACGACAGCATCCGGCCGGCGGTGTTGACCCGGCCGAGCAGGTGCTCCGGCGTCACCTGCTGCCGGTACGAGATCGCGTTGACGATCACCAGCACGTACGCCGAACCCCAGACGAGCAACGCGAGCGCGGCCACGACCCAGTGCGGCGACAGCGGCGCGAGCACCCCGAGCAGCACCGAGACCGGCAACGCGTACAGGGTGATCGCCGCGGGCGGCATCCGCTTCAGCAACCGGGGCAGGCTGAGCGCGGCGATCAGCCCGCCGATCCCCCACGTCCCCCAGACGAGTCCGAAGCGCAGTCCCGACGTACCGACGTCCAGGACACGGTCGCACCACACCACGATCAGCGCCATGAACCCGCCGCCGGCGAACGACTGCACGCTGCCGATGATCGTCATGGTCCGTACGCCGGCATGCCCGATCAGGTACCGCAGACCGTCACCGATGTCGTTCAGGACGACCCGCACCCGCAGCGGCGGCCGGCCGGCCCGGGACTCCGACATCGCCCGCACGATCCCGCGGACCGCGAACGCCGACGCCGCAAAGCTGAGCGCGTCGAGCGTGAGCAGGCTGGCCGGATCGAGCACGGCGAGGAGCAGGCCGGTCAGCGGCGGGACGAACAACTCGATCAGACTCGACGCCGTCCAGACCGCCGAGTTCGCCTGCGCGACGCGCGCCCGCCCGACGAGGACCGGCAGCGCGCCGAAATTCGCGCCGTCGAAGAACGTGTAGACGGCCTGGACGGTGAACGCGACGACCAGCACGTGGACGACGGTCAGTACGCCGAGCAGATGCGCGAGCGGCACGGACCCGACGAGGACGGCGTTGACGCAGTCCGCGGTCACCATCACGCGGCGCCGGTTCCAGCGATCGGCGAGCGCGCCGGCGAACAGCCCGGCCAGCAGGTACGGCGCCGACTCCAGCGCGGTCACCACCGCGGTCAGAACGGTCGAACCACTCAGCCGGTAGACCAGCACCGGCAGCGCGATCGCCGTGACCATCGACCCCGTGACCGACAACGCCCGAGCCAACCAGTACCGCCGGAAGTCCGCGTCGTCCCGTAGCCGCTCAGGCACCCCCGTCGTCATGCCCGGCATCCTGCAACTTCAGGTCCGGTCGAAGTCAAGCTCATCCGTGGACCACGACGAGCTGACCGTCCGGGTCGGTGATCTCCAGGCCGGACGCGCTGCGGGCTGCCTGGACGCGGCCCGCGACCTCGTCAAGGTCCTCGGTCGTCGTCAGGTCGAGTCGTACGCCGAACGCGGGGCCCGGGCCGAAGCGCACCGTCGTACCGACCTGCAGAGCGGCCAGGAACCCGCGCCACGCGTCCTCGTCCGCGCCGGTCAGGTACGGCGTGACGGACCAGCGCTCGTCCGGGTTCGCATCGTGGAGCTTGTAGCCGTAGAGGTCCTCGGTCCGCTCGTCGATCCAGATGACGACGTCGTCCGGCCCGGTCACCGACAGCACCCGGCCGTACGCCTCGTCGAAGACCGTCGCGTCCGTGAAGCCCGCCTGCTCCAGCCGGTCCTTCACCTCGTCGAGCTTGTCCGCTTCGAAGGAGAGGCTGGTCTGCCCGGGCTGCCCGCCGGTGGAACTGCTGGCCGCGTCGTGCAACGCCACCATCCCGTCGCCGGTCACCATGTCGACCCAGCCGCCACGCTCGGACTCGATCCGCGACCGCAGACCCAGCGTCTCCAGGAACGCCCGCATCGCCTCGACATCCGCCGTGAACCGCAGCGGCCTGATCACCACGTCATTCATCCTCGGGCCTCCCCATGGTTGTCCAGATACTCCGACAGCGCCTGCTCGACCAGCGCGGACAGGCTCGCCCCGTCGTCGATCGCCTTGTGCTTCACCCGCCGCACCAGCTCCGGCGGCAGATACACGTTGAACTGCACCTTCTTGCCACTCTCGTCCGCCATGGCTATATTGCTAGCATCCTAGATAGCTACCAGTCAACCGAGGAGCTCCGACGATGAACCTCCGCTTCGACCACCTGGGACTGCTGACCGACAGCCGCTCGAAGAACCAGGAGATCGCCGACTTCTTCTCCGGCGTGCTCGGCCTGGAGGTGTCCGGCAACGCCGGCGAGGGCTACGCCGAGGTGAAGGCCGGCGCGATGACGATCGCGCTGCACACCGGCGCGATGATCGACGACTTCGGCGCGCACGGCGGGACGCTGTTGCAGTTCAGCAGCGACGACGTGCGCGCCGACATCGAGGAGATCCGCCGCCGCGGCGGCACCATCGCCCTCGAGCCCACCGAGACCGACTGGGGCACCACCTCGGCCTATGTCGCCGGCCCGCACGGCGTGCTGGTCGAGCTCTTCACCAGCTAGGACCGAAAGTGTCCTAGGCGTGGACCACCATGGGTGACATGAACGAGAAACTGCTGCAACTCGAAGACCTGCTGTGGAAGGCGAACCGGGAAGGCGACGGGGACTTCTACGAGAAGTACCTGCTCGACGACGCGGTCGCGGTGACCAAGTTCGGGATCATCGACAAGGCGACCGCCGTGCCCGGGATCCGGATCAACCACAACCCGTTCGTGCGGACGGATCGCAGCGACGAGCAGGTGATCGTGGTGGACGAGCACACGGCGATCGTCACCTATCGCGTCGACGTCACAGCCCTGGTGGACGGCAACGAGGTCGCGCTGCCGTCGTACGCGAGCACGGTGTGGACCGACGTCCACGGCGATTGGCGGATCGCCTTCCACCAGCAGACGGCGCTCTGACGACGGCAGCCCTGACCAGGGAGGTGACGGCCGTGGTCGCGGCGACGCTAGACGGCGGTGAGCAGGGCG includes:
- a CDS encoding nuclear transport factor 2 family protein, translated to MNEKLLQLEDLLWKANREGDGDFYEKYLLDDAVAVTKFGIIDKATAVPGIRINHNPFVRTDRSDEQVIVVDEHTAIVTYRVDVTALVDGNEVALPSYASTVWTDVHGDWRIAFHQQTAL